A genomic segment from Spinacia oleracea cultivar Varoflay chromosome 3, BTI_SOV_V1, whole genome shotgun sequence encodes:
- the LOC110779668 gene encoding uncharacterized protein, giving the protein MEQKSFLLSALSVGVGVGVGLGLASGQTVGKWISSNDSLDSISADQIENELSRLLVDGKETKVSFDEFPYYLSEQTRTLLTSAAYVHLKHAEVSKFTRNLSPGSRAILLSGPAELYQQLLAKALAHYFDAKLLLLDVADFSMKMQNKYGLDKKEHRASRSISEATLGRMSSLLGSFSILPPRDAPKGTLRRQASTTDVIKSGSGDVSSYSQKHRRNASTSADMSSLTSQSATGSVKRQTNWSFDEKLFLQALFKVIISTSEKSPIILYVRDIERLLLQSDRLYNLFDKLLQKLSGSVLVLGSRMLDANTDYEQADERLTLLFPYNIDIRPPVDETNLVNWNTQLEEDMKTIQFQDNRNHIAEVLAANDLVCDDLGSICHSDTLTLSDHIDEIVMSAITFHLMNNHEPEYRNGKLVISSGSLSHGLSLFQEGKKMGRKMETNGETGKEMDDSAAVKSDGKNETSGADNKGDSVALTKNAENAAPPKEVAPDNEFEKRIRPEVIPANEIGVSFNDIGSLDEIKESLQELVMLPLRRPDLFKGGLLKPCRGVLLFGPPGTGKTMLAKAIANEAGASFINVSMSTITSKWFGEDEKNVRALFTLAAKVSPTIIFVDEVDSMLGQRTRVGEHEAMRKIKNEFMSHWDGLMTKPGEQILVLAATNRPFDLDEAIIRRFERRIMVGLPSIENREKILTTLMSKEKAEKLDFHELATMTEGYTGSDLKNLCITAAYRPVRELIQRERQKDLEKKKKTQENNNDTAEGSSETKEPEKEAEPIILRPLNMEDLRQAKNQVSASFASEGAVMNELKQWNELYGEGGSRKKEQLTYFL; this is encoded by the exons atggAGCAGAAGAGTTTTTTGTTGTCAGCATTGAGTGTAGGTGTTGGTGTGGGAGTTGGGCTTGGATTGGCATCTGGGCAAACTGTTGGTAAATGGATTTCTTCAAATGATTCATTGGATAGCATTTCTGCTGATCAGATTGAGAATGAATTATCCAGGCTTCTTGTTGATGGCAAGGAAACCAAAGTCTCTTTTGATGAATTTCCCTATTATTTGag TGAGCAAACCCGAACCCTGTTGACAAGCGCGGCATATGTACATCTAAAGCATGCTGAAGTTTCCAAGTTCACTAGGAATCTGTCACCTGGAAGCAGAGCAATCCTGCTATCAGGACCAGCTG AACTTTACCAGCAGTTGCTTGCCAAAGCATTGGCACACTACTTTGATGCTAAGTTGTTGCTGTTGGATGTTGCTGACTTCTCCATGAAG ATGCAAAACAAGTATGGCTTAGACAAAAAGGAACAT AGAGCGTCAAGGTCCATTTCAGAAGCGACATTGGGACGTATGTCAAGCTTGCTAGGTTCCTTCTCTATCCTTCCTCCAAGAGATGCACCCAAAG GCACATTGCGTAGGCAAGCTAGCACTACAGATGTCATCAAATCTGG GTCTGGAGATGTTTCTAGTTACTCCCAAAAGCATCGTAGAAACGCCTCAACATCAGCTGATATGAGCAGCCTTACTTCTCAATCTGCAACTGGTTCAG TAAAACGCCAAACCAACTGGTCTTTTGATGAGAAACTGTTCCTACAAGCACTTTTCAAG GTAATAATCTCCACATCAGAAAAGAGCCCCATCATCCTCTACGTCAGGGACATAGAAAGACTCCTCCTTCAATCAGACAGACTATACAACTTATTCGACAAACTATTACAAAAACTAAGTGGTTCAGTCCTCGTTCTCGGATCCCGTATGTTAGATGCGAACACTGATTACGAACAAGCAGACGAAAGACTCACCTTACTCTTCCCCTACAACATCGACATAAGGCCACCAGTTGACGAAACCAATCTCGTAAACTGGAACACCCAACTCGAAGAAGACATGAAAACAATCCAATTCCAGGATAACAGGAACCACATTGCTGAAGTTCTAGCAGCAAATGATCTTGTCTGTGATGATCTGGGTTCAATCTGTCATTCAGATACTTTAACACTGAGTGATCATATTGATGAGATTGTTATGTCTGCGATTACGTTCCATTTGATGAATAATCATGAGCCTGAGTATAGGAATGGGAAGCTGGTTATTTCTTCTGGGAGTTTGTCCCATGGTTTGAGTTTGTTCCAGGAAGGGAAGAAGATGGGGAGGAAGATGGAGACGAATGGGGAAACTGGTAAGGAGATGGATGATTCTGCTGCTGTGAAAAGTGATGGGAAGAATGAAACTTCTGGTGCTGATAATAAAGGGGATTCAGTTGCTCTGACAAAGAATGCTGAGAATGCAGCTCCTCCCAAG GAAGTAGCCCCGGATAACGAATTCGAGAAGCGAATTCGACCCGAAGTCATCCCCGCAAACGAAATCGGAGTTTCATTCAACGACATCGGATCCCTAGACGAGATCAAAGAGTCCCTCCAAGAACTAGTAATGCTTCCCTTAAGAAGGCCCGACCTTTTCAAAGGCGGGCTTTTAAAGCCCTGCAGAGGAGTCCTCCTCTTCGGCCCGCCCGGCACAGGAAAAACAATGTTAGCAAAGGCAATTGCTAATGAAGCTGGTGCAAGCTTCATCAACGTGTCAATGTCCACAATCACTTCGAAATGGTTTGGTGAAGATGAAAAGAATGTTCGTGCATTGTTCACACTTGCAGCTAAAGTTTCTCCTACAATCATCTTTGTTGATGAGGTTGATAGTATGCTTGGGCAAAGGACTAGAGTTGGGGAACATGAGGCTATGAGGAAGATTAAGAATGAGTTTATGTCACATTGGGATGGACTTATGACTAAGCCTGGGGAACAGATTCTTGTTCTTGCTGCTACTAACAGGCCTTTTGATCTTGATGAGGCTATTATCAGGAGATTTGAGCGCAG GATAATGGTGGGTTTGCCAAGCATTGAGAACAGAGAAAAGATCTTAACAACTCTCATGTCAAAAGAAAAGGCAGAAAAGCTTGACTTCCATGAGCTTGCTACCATGACTGAAGGATACACTGGAAGTGATCTTAAG AACCTCTGCATCACTGCTGCATATCGGCCTGTTCGTGAGCTAATCCAGAGGGAGAGACAGAAGGATTTG gaaaagaagaagaaaactcAGGAAAACAACAATGATACTGCTGAAGGTTCATCAGAGACAAAAGAACCAGAAAAGGAGGCTGAACCAATCATTTTGAGGCCCCTAAACATGGAGGATCTGAGGCAAGCAAAGAATCAG GTTTCTGCTAGTTTTGCTTCTGAGGGTGCAGTAATGAACGAACTGAAGCAGTGGAACGAGCTCTATGGAGAAGGCGGGTCAAGAAAGAAGGAGCAGCTTACTTACTTCTTATAG
- the LOC110779651 gene encoding F-box protein At5g52880 isoform X1, giving the protein MAGAIKKYKNLKLRESLSVSYRYPIVCNELGVILRLGYSKSPKPLQSLILEDTIAAFRLLPQMQTQGAVSAANLLSQSAEAALPKQKRGLAATEFKQAKVAYKRRSKTQVEDKDVGQLPQDVLVHLFNFLEMPTLVTVGMVCRSWNEAAVDNYLWKFHYNTHFSDSESILKMEDRQDGVTAKDRQHTASNGESEDVNYDWKDAFRRLYLAIPSRRYKYNRGYCGQCRSIVWLSNLKCPNKHSSRRGSGGQLLKPLSPSQILMMTIVNQMKFLVLGFGCCRRWICLSEIGFFIIVPSIIYGIYIPYRNTSRIKWLYNKFNLFLFIQHLAIPGNPFLNGLGPR; this is encoded by the exons ATGGCGGGGGcaataaaaaaatacaaaaacttgAAATTGCGAGAATCACTTTCTGTCTCCTACCGCTACCCAATTGTTTGCAACGAGCTTGGCGTAATTCTTCGGTTAGGTTACTCCAAATCCCCTAAACCCCTTCAATCTCTTATTCTTGAAGATACCATCGCCGCCTTTCGCCTCCTTCCTCA AATGCAGACACAAGGTGCTGTTTCAGCAGCTAATCTTCTCAGCCAGAGTGCAGAAGCTGCTTTGCCAAAGCAGAAACGAGGTCTAGCAGCTACAGAATTCAAGCAAGCAAAAGTTGCTTACAAGAGACGTTCCAAAACTCAGGTGGAAGATAAAG ATGTTGGCCAATTGCCTCAAGATGTTCTTGTACATCTCTTCAATTTCCTGGAAATGCCAACTTTAGTAACTGTTGGTATGGTGTGCCG GTCGTGGAATGAAGCAGCAGTTGACAACTACCTTTGGAAGTTCCATTATAACACCCATTTTAGTGACTCGGAAAGTATTCTAAAAATGGAGGATCGTCAAGATGGTGTTACTGCGAAAGACAGGCAGCATACAGCTTCAAATGGTGAGAGTGAAGATGTAAACTACGACTGGAAAGATGCTTTCAGAAGATTATATTTAG CCATTCCATCACGGAGATACAAGTATAACAGGGGATATTGTGGTCAGTGTCGTTCAATTGTTTGGCTTAGTAACTTGAAATGTCCTAATAAACACTCGTCGAGGCGAGGTTCTGGAGGTCAGCTACTGAAGCCTTTATCGCCTAGCCAG ATACTGATGATGACGATAGTGAATCAGATGAAGTTCCTTGTACTCGGTTTTGGATGCTGTAGAAGATGGATATGTCTATCTGAGATCGGCTTCTTTATTATTGTACCGAGTATTATATACGGAATATATATTCCCTATAGAAATACGAGTAGGATAAAATGGTTGTATAACAAATTCAATCTGTTTTTATTTATACAACATTTAGCAATTCCTGGGAACCCattcttaaatggacttggtccacgctaa
- the LOC110779651 gene encoding F-box protein At5g52880 isoform X2 — translation MAGAIKKYKNLKLRESLSVSYRYPIVCNELGVILRLGYSKSPKPLQSLILEDTIAAFRLLPQMQTQGAVSAANLLSQSAEAALPKQKRGLAATEFKQAKVAYKRRSKTQVEDKDVGQLPQDVLVHLFNFLEMPTLVTVGMVCRSWNEAAVDNYLWKFHYNTHFSDSESILKMEDRQDGVTAKDRQHTASNGESEDVNYDWKDAFRRLYLAIPSRRYKYNRGYCGQCRSIVWLSNLKCPNKHSSRRGSGGQLLKPLSPSQIVRYILDDTYWLIYSSDTDDDDSESDEVPCTRFWML, via the exons ATGGCGGGGGcaataaaaaaatacaaaaacttgAAATTGCGAGAATCACTTTCTGTCTCCTACCGCTACCCAATTGTTTGCAACGAGCTTGGCGTAATTCTTCGGTTAGGTTACTCCAAATCCCCTAAACCCCTTCAATCTCTTATTCTTGAAGATACCATCGCCGCCTTTCGCCTCCTTCCTCA AATGCAGACACAAGGTGCTGTTTCAGCAGCTAATCTTCTCAGCCAGAGTGCAGAAGCTGCTTTGCCAAAGCAGAAACGAGGTCTAGCAGCTACAGAATTCAAGCAAGCAAAAGTTGCTTACAAGAGACGTTCCAAAACTCAGGTGGAAGATAAAG ATGTTGGCCAATTGCCTCAAGATGTTCTTGTACATCTCTTCAATTTCCTGGAAATGCCAACTTTAGTAACTGTTGGTATGGTGTGCCG GTCGTGGAATGAAGCAGCAGTTGACAACTACCTTTGGAAGTTCCATTATAACACCCATTTTAGTGACTCGGAAAGTATTCTAAAAATGGAGGATCGTCAAGATGGTGTTACTGCGAAAGACAGGCAGCATACAGCTTCAAATGGTGAGAGTGAAGATGTAAACTACGACTGGAAAGATGCTTTCAGAAGATTATATTTAG CCATTCCATCACGGAGATACAAGTATAACAGGGGATATTGTGGTCAGTGTCGTTCAATTGTTTGGCTTAGTAACTTGAAATGTCCTAATAAACACTCGTCGAGGCGAGGTTCTGGAGGTCAGCTACTGAAGCCTTTATCGCCTAGCCAG ATTGTCAGATACATTTTAGATGATACTTATTGGTTGATATATTCTTCAGATACTGATGATGACGATAGTGAATCAGATGAAGTTCCTTGTACTCGGTTTTGGATGCTGTAG
- the LOC110779643 gene encoding reticulon-like protein B4 produces the protein MSDHPEEHHESLMEKISEKIHGHHDSSSSSSDDEDDKKKSSVAPSAAHVPPPEVVPEAEVSAAVPGSPSASSKIYRLFGRQQPVHKVLGGGKPADVFLWRNKKISATALGVATVIWFIFELLEYHLLTLLCHILIVSLTVLFLWSKASTFLNKSPPSIPDVHIPDDALKEFISVVRFEINRALHVLRDIASGKELKKFLAVVAGLWVLSVVGSCFNFLTLVYLLFVLLHTVPALYEKYEDHVDTFAEKATREIQRQYAVADEKFLSKIPRGPLKDKKAA, from the exons ATGTCGGACCATCCAGAGGAGCATCACGAGTCATTGATGGAGAAGATCTCTGAAAAGATCCATGGTCACCATGATTCGTCATCGTCTTCCTCTGACGATGAGGATGATAAGAAGAAGTCATCGGTTGCTCCTTCTGCTGCTCATGTTCCACCGCCTGAGGTTGTTCCTGAGGCGGAGGTGTCGGCGGCGGTTCCTGGTTCTCCTTCGGCTTCTTCGAAGATCTATCGCCTTTTTGGTCGCCAGCAGCCCGTTCACAAAGTCCTTGGTGGTGGAAAAC CTGCTGATGTTTTCCTATGGAGGAACAAGAAGATTTCTGCCACTGCACTTGGTGTAGCTACTGTTATTTGGTTCATCTTTGAGCTTCTTGAATATCACTTGCTGACCTTGCTCTGCCACATTTTGATCGTCAGTCTTACAGTCCTTTTCCTATGGTCAAAAGCTTCCACATTTCTCAACAA GTCTCCTCCAAGTATACCCGATGTTCACATTCCTGATGACGCTCTCAAGGAATTTATCTCAGTAGTGAGATTTGAGATCAACCGAGCTCTTCATGTGCTACGGGACATTGCCTCTGGGAAAGAGCTTAAGAAATTCCTCGCT GTGGTAGCCGGCTTGTGGGTTTTGTCAGTTGTTGGAAGCTGCTTCAACTTCCTTACACTAGTTTACCTAT TGTTTGTTCTGTTGCACACCGTACCCGCACTCTACGAGAAGTATGAGGACCACGTAGATACCTTTGCCGAGAAGGCAACAAGGGAGATCCAGAGGCAGTACGCCGTAGCCGACGAGAAGTTCTTGAGTAAGATTCCAAGAGGGCCTTTGAAAGACAAGAAGGCTGCATGA